A part of Cannabis sativa cultivar Pink pepper isolate KNU-18-1 chromosome 6, ASM2916894v1, whole genome shotgun sequence genomic DNA contains:
- the LOC115725019 gene encoding 4-coumarate--CoA ligase CCL1 — protein sequence MENINNNNKQDLEEEFIFRSKLPDIYIPNHLPLHSYCFENISQFKDRPCLINGATGETITYADVDLTSRKVAAGLDKIGIKQGDVIMLLLQNSPEFVYSFLAASYIGAIITTANPFYTPAEVAKQAAASKTKLVITLSGYIDKVKDFTSNENGGGVKVMCIDAPPIESECLHFSLLTQADESEIPAVKIHPDDVVALPYSSGTTGLPKGVMLTHKGLVTSVAQQVDGDNPNLYFHQNDVILCVLPLFHIYSLNSILLCGLRVGAAILIMQKFEINKLLELIEKFKVTIAPFVPPIVLSVAKCPDLHRYDLSSIRTVMSGGAPMGKELEEAVKEKLPHAKLGQGYGMTEAGPVLSMCLAFAKEPFPIKSGACGTVVRNAEMKIVDPDTGASLPRNQSGEICIRGKQIMKGYINDFEATKGTIDEAGWLHTGDIGFIDNDDELFIVDRLKELIKYKGFQVAPAELESMLIAHPNISDAAVVSMKDEAAGEVPVAFVVRSNGSKISEEDIKQYISKQVVFYKRIAKVFFIEEIPKSPAGKILRKSLRARLVTEQAI from the exons atggagaacatcaacaacaacaacaaacaagatCTCGAAGAAGAATTCATTTTCCGATCAAAACTTCCAGACATTTACATCCCAAACCACCTCCCACTCCACTCCTATTGCTTCGAAAACATTTCTCAATTCAAAGACCGTCCATGTCTAATCAACGGCGCCACCGGAGAAACCATCACCTACGCCGACGTCGATCTCACCTCCAGAAAAGTCGCCGCCGGTCTTGACAAGATCGGAATCAAACAAGGTGACGTCATCATGCTTTTACTCCAGAACAGTCCTGAATTCGTTTACTCTTTTCTCGCCGCTTCTTACATCGGAGCTATAATCACTACCGCCAATCCGTTCTATACTCCGGCGGAGGTGGCTAAACAAGCGGCGGCGTCGAAAACTAAGCTTGTTATAACCTTATCTGGCTATATCGATAAGGTTAAGGATTTTACCAGTAATGAAAATGGCGGTGGTGTGAAGGTGATGTGTATCGACGCGCCACCAATCGAGAGTGAGTGTTTACATTTCTCGTTGCTGACGCAAGCTGACGAAAGCGAGATTCCAGCTGTTAAGATTCACCCAGACGACGTCGTTGCGTTACCTTATTCATCTGGAACGACTGGTCTTCCAAAAGGTGTGATGTTGACTCATAAAGGTTTGGTGACAAGTGTCGCTCAGCAAGTGGACGGTGATAATCCAAATTTGTACTTTCATCAAAACGACGTCATTCTATGCGTTTTGcctctttttcatatttattccCTTAATTCCATTTTATTGTGTGGACTTCGGGTCGGGGCGGCTATTTTGATCATGCAAAAATTTGAGATTAATAAATTGCTTGAGTTGATTGAGAAATTTAAGGTGACAATCGCACCGTTCGTTCCGCCGATCGTTCTATCGGTTGCCAAGTGTCCCGATCTTCATCGGTACGACTTGTCGTCGATTCGGACCGTCATGTCGGGTGGGGCCCCGATGGGTAAGGAGCTTGAAGAAGCCGTAAAGGAAAAACTTCCTCATGCTAAACTTGGACAg GGCTATGGTATGACAGAGGCGGGACCCGTACTATCGATGTGCTTGGCCTTTGCAAAGGAACCCTTTCCTATTAAATCCGGCGCGTGTGGTACAGTCGTTAGAAACGCTGAGATGAAGATTGTTGATCCTGATACTGGCGCGTCTCTTCCACGTAACCAATCTGGGGAGATTTGCATTAGGGGGAAACAAATTATGAaag GTTATATTAATGATTTTGAGGCCACAAAGGGGACCATTGATGAAGCTGGATGGCTCCACACCggtgacatagggttcattgaCAACGACGATGAACTCTTCATTGTCGATCGCTTAAAGGAACTCATCAAATACAAAGGCTTCCAAGTAGCCCCGGCCGAGCTCGAATCCATGCTCATCGCCCATCCTAATATTTCCGATGCCGCTGTTGTTTC AATGAAAGATGAAGCTGCAGGAGAGGTTCCTGTTGCCTTTGTTGTAAGATCAAATGGTTCCAAAATCAGTGAAG
- the LOC133039092 gene encoding uncharacterized protein LOC133039092 — MAKGSTCLSPERWVKPPLGAYKLNVDASLDVNSNTIGIGAIVRDTTGNVLGCLCRSLFGNFTVILAEAVALMVALDWSLTLGLPLHVVESDCLALVSALPKRFSLCNELGSLLDDIASLLSNFPEASLIHVRRTANKAAHELAVHALRVDGELAWIEDFPSFLIDVLSSDCC, encoded by the exons ATGGCAAAGGGATCCACATGCTTATCTCCAGAACGATGGGTTAAGCCGCCTTTGGGAGCGTATAAACTAAATGTTGATGCGTCGTTGGATGTTAATTCTAACACTATTGGCATTGGGGCAATAGTTCGAGATACTACTGGGAATGTGCTGGGATGTCTATGTAGATCCTTATTTG gaaattttacAGTCATATTAGCAGAAGCTGTTGCATTAATGGTTGCGCTGGATTGGTCTCTCACTCTTGGTCTTCCTCTTCATGTGGTGGAGTCAGATTGCTTAGCCTTGGTTTCGGCTCTCCCAAAGCGTTTTTCCCTTTGTAATGAACTTGGTTCTTTATTGGATGATATTGCTAGTTTGCTTTCCAATTTTCCTGAGGCATCCCTAATTCATGTTCGTCGTACAGCCAACAAGGCTGCTCATGAATTAGCTGTGCATGCACTTAGGGTGGATGGTGAATTGGCTTGGATTGAGGattttccctcttttcttattGATGTATTAAGCTCTGATTGTTGTTAA
- the LOC133038708 gene encoding uncharacterized protein LOC133038708 codes for MESGQEIQCLNKGTEIVERKDIPFLVFYNGKFDDRMNYENYEASGHYISANCNYEDLQQKLKDALECNQENTVLQLKYQVKEGYQPLRIKDDQSLHFYIQLKLKDPDFTTYPMCVNVINNPTTTIDATFFGNDNSLITHRSAFQPIEYNAKQQQKTQQINNI; via the exons atg GAATCTGGACAGGAAATACAATGCTTGAACAAAGGAACAGAGATAGTA GAAAGgaaagacattccattcctagtcttctacaatggaaaattcgatgatcgaatgaattatgaaaattatgaagccaGTGGACACTACATTTCTGCCAATTGTAACTATGAAGATTTGCAACAGAAACTCAAAGATGCCCTggaatgcaaccaagaaaacactgttttgcaactgaaatatcaagtgaaggaaggataccaaccattgaggataaaggatgatcaaagcctgcatttctacatacaactcaaactgaaagaccccgacttcacaacatacccaatgtgtgtgaatgtcatcaacaacccaacaacaaccatcGATGCAACATTCTTTggaaatgacaattcattaattacacatagaagcgccttccaaccaatcgaatacaatgcaaagcaacaacagaagactcaacaaatcaacaacatatAA
- the LOC133039093 gene encoding uncharacterized protein LOC133039093 translates to MKRQQLQLDGLFLDESIDERGVAKQSFEGGSSSKKSDSADIDWMKSKLEMLSSNQSSLAEDFISLRCFVDFNFKSVMTVIKDIQEKVNAIHRRPSDEGKSSDELVTQDSDDDPDDDDDDDDAEDDDKQLPDPENIDSDSDDGGELVKVGGVADDADKAVTAVPSAEVNPSEDVGGSDKNVKDVEKPKGDESRLKGDDFFDGLSQLVIDDDQVVLAGLEAVAKINVPAPNPDVVGEKSDALHTDEETEDTVSDTPLLDKRKRAPALKSPFVDFGSADVGSTPMELMSSGSQSAGDDRDFKMVTYVKGLYALNDAFADPVSTEIEAKFDSWIGEGLLKHPRHYNCYEDGAKKFTPGFRLGVDYVEDKTWFYHLATCDMFMNDSHMNTIFYYLRKKGKYSSAVTLNFATTDCLFDDSIQALYHKFNKAKSMKTKMSHIHAAHPIAHYIRGMRIPCSKPWYEADHVLFIINLRRESHWVFGRLDVHERTLFLYNSLRTAKMNAAARNAMKAYSVLLPLFFDLLGFWKNRAQVPASVSDPTAPFRIVELSGIASQQKNDCGAYVAAFAEFFIHGKDVPADFDIEVYRTRLASLFYSYGQRKIDESIDSEDEKQSKSSKASKLKK, encoded by the exons ATGAAGAGGCAGCAGCTTCAACTTGACGGTCTATTTCTCGatgaatctattgatgaacGTGGTGTAGCGAAGCAATCCTTCGAGGGTGGCTCATCTTCAAAGAAATCTGATTCAGCAGATATTGATTGGATGAAATCTAAGCTGGAGATGCTCAGTTCGAATCAATCATCATTGGCCGAGGACTTCATTTCGttgaggtgttttgttgattttaatttcaaatctgtaatgactgtaattaaggatatccaagagaaggttaatgccattcatcgtcgtccttctgacgag GGAAAGTCATCGGATGAATTGGTAACtcaagattctgatgatgatcctgatgatgatgatgatgatgatgatgccgaGGATGATGACAAGCAATTGCCTGATCCagaaaatattgattccgactccgacgatggtggtgagttggttaaagttggTGGGGTTGCTGATGATGCTGACAAGGCTGTTACTGCTGTCCCTTCTGCTGAGGTGAATCCTTCTGAGGATGTTGGAGGGAGTGATAAAAATGTTAAGGATGTTGAGAAGCCGAAGGGCGATGAGTCTCGATTGAAGGGGGACGATTTCTTTGATGGATTGAGCCAGCTTGTAATAGATGATGATCAAGTTGTGTTGGCTGGCTTGGaggctgttgctaaaataaat gttCCCGCACCCAATCCAGATGTTGTTGGTGAGAAGTCAGATGCCCTTCATACTGATGAAGAAACTGAGGATACTGTCTCTGATACACCTTTGTTGGATAAGAGGAAGCGTGCTCCGGCCTTGAAATCTCCATTTGTTGATTTCGGGTCTGCTGATGTCGGGAGCACTCCAATGGAGCTTATGTCCTCAGGTTCTCAGTCTGCTGGGGATGATAGGGATTTCAAAATGGTGACTTATGTGAAGGGCCTTTATGCTCTTAATGATGCTTTTGCTGATCCCGTATCTACCGAGATTGAGGCAAAATTTGACTCTTGGATTGGTGAAGGATTGCTTAAACATCCCAG GCATTATAATTGTTATGAAGACGGCGCAAAGAAATTTACCCCGGGTTTTAGGCtaggtgttgattatgttgaGGATAAAACTTGGTTTTACCATTTGGCCACATGCGACATGTTTATGAACGACTCG catatgaacaccatattctattaccttcggAAAAAAGGTAAGTATTCTTCCGCTGTGACGTTGAATTTCGCAACCACTGATTGTCTTTTTGATGATTCGATCCAAGCATTGTACCACAAATTTAACAAGGCCAAGTCAATGAAGACTAAGATGTCACACATTCACGCTGCCCACCCAATTGCGCATTACATCCGAGGTATGCGCATTCCCTGTTCCAAGCCTTGGTATGAAGCCGATCACGTGCTTTTCATCATCAATTTAAGAAGGGAAAGTCATTGGGTTTTTGGGCGTCTTGACGTGCACGAAAGGACGTTATTTCTGTACAATTCTTTGAGAACCGCGAAGATGAATGCCGCAGCTAGGAATGCGATGAAGGCTTATTCCGTGTTGCTGCCTTTGTTTTTCGATTTACTTGGGTTCTGGAAGAATAGAGCACAAGTTCCTGCCTCAGTTTCTGACCCTACAGCTCCATTCAGAATCGTGGAGCTTAGTGGTATTGCGTCTCAGCAGAAGAA TGATTGTGGAGCATATGTTGCTGCCTTTGCTGAATTCTTTATACACGGAAAGGATGTCCCTGCAGACTTTGACATCGAAGTTTATCGAACCCGACTTGCTTCACTTTTCTACTCGTACGGACAAAGGAAAATTGACGAAAGTATTGACAGCGAGGATGAGAAGCAATCCAAGTCTTCTAAGGCATCTAAATTGAAGAAATAG